The Glycine soja cultivar W05 chromosome 8, ASM419377v2, whole genome shotgun sequence genome has a window encoding:
- the LOC114421441 gene encoding cell division control protein 2 homolog, translating to MEQYEKVEKIGEGTYGVVYKGRDRSTNETIALKKIRLEQEDEGVPSTAIREISLLKEMQHRNIVRLQDVVHDEKSLYLVFEYLDLDLKKHMDSSPEFAKDPRQLKMFLYQILCGIAYCHSRRVLHRDLKPQNLLIDRSNNALKLADFGLARAFGIPVRTFTHEVVTLWYRAPEILLGSHHYSTPVDIWSVGCIFAEMVNQRPLFPGDSEIDELFKIFRIMGTPNEDTWPGVTSLPDFKSAFPKWQPKDLKIVVPNLKPAGLDLLSSMLYLDPSKRITARSALEHEYFKDIKFVP from the exons ATGGAACAG TACGAGAAGGTTGAGAAGATAGGCGAGGGAACATACGGCGTCGTTTACAAGGGTCGCGACCGCTCCACCAACGAGACCATCGCCTTGAAGAAGATTCGCTTGGAGCAGGAGGATGAGGGGGTTCCCAGCACCGCCATTCGCGAGATTtctctcttgaaagaaatgcagCACAGGAACATTGTTAG GTTGCAGGATGTAGTACATGATGAGAAGAGTTTGTATCTGGTTTTTGAGTACCTTGACTTAGATCTAAAGAAGCACATGGATTCATCTCCAGAATTTGCAAAAGATCCACGACAACTAAAA ATGTTCCTGTACCAAATTCTCTGTGGCATTGCTTACTGTCATTCACGTAGAGTTCTTCATCGAGACTTAAAACCACAGAATTTGTTGATAGATCGCAGCAATAATGCACTAAAACTTGCAGATTTTGGATTGGCTAGGGCTTTTGGAATTCCAGTTAGGACATTTACACATGAG GTGGTAACACTGTGGTACAGAGCTCCAGAAATTTTGCTTGGATCCCATCATTATTCTACCCCAGTTGATATTTGGTCAGTGGGATGCATATTTGCAGAGATGGTAAATCAACGACCTCTTTTCCCTGGGGACTCTGAGATTGAtgaattgtttaaaatattcaG AATCATGGGTACACCAAATGAAGACACATGGCCTGGAGTGACATCATTGCCTGATTTTAAATCAGCCTTCCCCAAATGGCAGCCTAAG GACCTGAAAATTGTGGTTCCAAATCTCAAGCCAGCTGGTCTTGATCTTCTTTCT AGCATGCTTTACTTGGATCCCAGCAAAAGAATTACTGCTAGGAGCGCTCTTGAGCATGAATACTTCAAAGACATTAAATTTGTACCCTGA
- the LOC114423792 gene encoding probable WRKY transcription factor 35, producing MCNILGTIMENYQGDLSDIIRASGASYGSCSTGTSSSEAANPFSRNYHLQFSSDPTIFSSVLEGFNSNFGDPFSNMRDPFLHELDLPLSAYFNSTSSSAEIKSSGALEEATCFGGGVVAGSSSSSNSCVLAQKILDEDDMRRPCNSILSNMIQISPNDKLPISPVVDSLSRPFKPSGAVSGHNMIDAKTSSDYCLVDNTKVQISSPRNPGLKRRKSLAKKSICVPAPAAPNSRQSGEVVPSDLWAWRKYGQKPIKGSPYPRGYYRCSSSKGCPARKQVERSRTDPNMLVITYTSEHNHPWPTHRNALAGSSRSQPSKNNNIAASKNEEEEEEESNSDSNKVNNNVFVREEEKQLEMDDVEFCDIGVPYYRPISKMNNYLQLDQGLFAEFGEIEKDESVNLLSPPQGFDDQQRESNALDSFHFFDWRGDI from the exons ATGTGCAATATCCTTGGCACAATTATGGAGAACTATCAAGGTGATTTAAGTGACATAATTCGTGCTAGTGGTGCATCATATGGCAGTTGCAGCACGGGAACTTCATCATCTGAAGCTGCTAATCCCTTCTCTCGTAATTATCACTTGCAGTTCTCTTCTGATCCCACGATTTTCTCTTCTGTTTTGGAAGGGTTTAATAGCAACTTTGGTGATCCATTTTCAAATATGAGAGATCCCTTTCTACACGAGCTTGATTTGCCTCTCTCTGCCTATTTTAATAGCACAAGTTCATCTGCAGAAATTAAGAGTTCTGGGGCATTGGAAGAAGCAACTTGTTTTGGTGGTGGGGTTGTTGctggtagtagtagtagtagtaatagTTGTGTTTTGGCACAGAAGATTCTTGATGAGGATGATATGAGAAGGCCATGTAACAGCATATTGTCAAACATGATTCAGATCTCTCCCAATGATAAGTTACCCATCTCGCCAGTGGTGGATTCTTTGTCAAGGCCATTCAAGCCTTCTGGTGCGGTTTCAGGTCACAACATGATTGATGCAAAGACCTCTTCAGATTATTGCTTGGTGGACAACACAAAAGTGCAGATCTCATCTCCAAGGAATCCAGGTCTTAAGAGAAG AAAGAGCCTGGCAAAGAAGTCGATTTGTGTTCCTGCACCAGCTGCACCAAACAGCAGACAAAGTGGCGAGGTAGTTCCTTCTGATCTGTGGGCTTGGAGAAAATATGGTCAGAAACCCATTAAAGGTTCTCCATATCCAAG GGGTTACTATAGATGCAGCAGCTCAAAGGGTTGTCCTGCAAGGAAACAAGTTGAGAGGAGCAGAACAGACCCTAACATGTTGGTCATTACTTACACGTCAGAGCACAACCATCCATGGCCAACACACAGAAATGCTCTCGCTGGTTCATCTCGATCCCAACCATcaaaaaacaacaacattgCTGCTTCAAAGAATgaggaagaagaggaggaggagagcAATAGTGACAGCAATAAAGTAAATAACAATGTCTTTGTGAGGGAGGAAGAGAAGCAGCTTGAGATGGATGATGTAGAATTCTGTGATATTGGAGTCCCTTATTACAGGCCAATATCTAAGATGAATAACTACCTACAACTTGATCAGGGCTTGTTTGCAGAATTTGGAGAAATAGAAAAGGATGAGTCAGTAAACCTATTGTCTCCACCACAAGGTTTTGATGATCAGCAAAGGGAATCCAACGCTTTAGATTCATTCCATTTCTTTGACTGGAGAGGTGATATTTAA